The Candidatus Poribacteria bacterium nucleotide sequence GCCGATGGGAAGAACCTTGTCAGACTCACACAAGGTCCAGCATCGGACACTTATCCAACGTGGTTTCCAGACGGGACGCAAATCGCGTTTGTGTCAAACCGCAATAACGGCATTGATATCTATGTAATAGATGTGGATGGTGGCAACCCCACTAATCTTACACAAACTCCAAAGAAAAACGAACGGTCCCCTGCTTGGTCTCCGGATGGGAGTCAAATCGTCTTCAACTCAAGGCGAGATGGTAACGAGGAAATCTATGTGATGAATGCCAATGGTGCCAATCCTATTAACCTCACTCAAGATGTGAATATGGACTTTCATCCGACGTGGTCTCCAGATGGGGAGCAAATCGCCTTCAGCTCAAATCGAGATGGCGACTTTGAAATCTATGTGATGGATGCCAATGGCACCAACCCCGTCCAACTGACCGAAGATCCATGGGCATCGGACTTTCGTCCTGCTTGGTCTCCGGATGGGACGAAAATCGCCTTTGCTTCAGACCGGGATGGGGACATGGAAATCTATGTGATGGATGCTGACGGTACCAATCTCATTCAACTCACGCATAACTTGTGGGAAGTAGATGGAGGTCCCTCATGGTCTCCGGATGGAAAGAAAATTGCCTTTAGTTCATATAGTCATGTTCTCCGCGCCGATATTTATATCATGAACACCGATGGTTCCAACATTGTCAATCTCACTCAAAATCAAGACAGAGACGAGTTCATGGCTTCTTGGCATCCAACGCCATTGGCAGTTTCTTCCAAAGGAAAATTGCCAACCTTATGGGGAACTCTCAAACGGAAGCAATAGTTGTGTTTCATAGAAAATTGTAGCCTGCAACAATACGCAGAAACACCCAAGCAATACGCAGAAATACCCAAGCAAAAACACCCCAAGCAAAAACACGCAGGCGGATATGAGAAACGCACTTCAAAGATATAACAACCGCTATTTCTCCGCAAGGTAAAATTAAAAAATGGATCGTTCACGCTTGAACATCGCGAAAATTGGTGAATCGTTGGCAGTGAAGCATCTCAAGGCGCGTGGATATCGCATCCTTGCACAGAATTATCGCGCACGACGCGGCGAAATTGATCTCATAGCACGAGATGGTGAATTTGTTGTCTTTGTGGAAGTGAAAACGCGACGAAGCCTCAAATTTGGATTACCGCAAGCGGCTGTAACTTGGCAGAAACAACGACAGATTTCCAAAGTCGCTTTGGCATACCTGCAAGCCCACAATCTCTTGGACGCGCCCTGCCGTTTTGATGTTATCGCAATCCACTTGTCCCCGCAACTTGAATTGTTAAACCTTGAGCAAATTGAGAGCGCGTTTGAATTTCAAGCCTAAACGCAACGCTGAATGACTTCTTGTTAACGTTGATACTTCACAGGTCAGGAAACCTTAAAATCCGTTTCGCATTTCCGCCCATGATGTCTGCCATTTCCGCTTCAGATAAATCTGGTAGTAATTTTTCTATAACTGTGGTTAGTTTCCCATAACCCGGTTCCTCCAAAATCCATGGAAAATCGGTTGCCCACATTAATCGTTTTGCCCCAAAGCCTGTCAAAAGACCCCGGTGCCAGCCAGCCAAATCTTTATAGGGGAATTCTTCGCTGCTAAAGGCGTATTGACCCGAGAGATGCACATTGACATTTTCAAAGCGCGCGAGGCGATAAGTGGTATGCATAGTGAGGTTGTAACCTGTCACCTGTATCTGGGGTCTCCCGAATTCGTCCCAACTGAATTTGCCTTTTCCTGGGCACACGGCGAGATGATTTAGCACAACACGAACTTGTGGGAATGCCTGTACCAGATAGGGTAGGAGATGGGCGTTGATGGCGTTCGGATAGAGCCATAGCACATAGTCGCGTTCGGCGGCACACTCCCAGATGGAATAGGCATCAAATTCTCGAACATCCATTTTCGCAAAAATATCGCGCGGTCCGCCAAATGTAGAGAGTCGGAACCCAATAATCCCAGTCCCATCTGTTAATTTCTGCATGTGTTCAGCGGGGTTTGGGTGTCCCTCTGGGATCAGTCCGATGCCTAAAAACCGATTCGGATACGCTTTGAGGCACTGGAGCAAATAACGATGCTGTTCTATACTCGTGCCAGCCATCTGGACGAGCACTGCTTGGTCGATCTGGTGTTTTTCCATTTCGCCTAACAGTTTTTCGACAGGTTCTTCCCGTTCGGCGGGCCAGATATCTGACGTCTCCCTCGGAAACTCAGCGGAGGCTTTTGTGAATACATGCAGATGGGCATCAATTCGTGGCATAGCATAACACTCCTTTGATTAGCCGTCCAAACTAAACAGTTTGCGACGTTCCGGGGTTTGGCAGTACGCCGAGATGGAGGCATACTGTTCCGGTCCAATGCGTCCCGGTGTTCGCTTTTCGTAAATCAGGATAATGGATTTACGCGACACATCGGAGTGATTGTCCATTGAAACGTGCCATCCGCACGAATTGAACATAATCGCTGTACCGGCTTTACCGGGGAAAGTTTTGTGTCCCGGCATACTCTCTTGCCGCATCGGACGCGTGTACGGACCCGCATCGGGTTTATGACTGCCCGGCACAAAGCCGAATTCTCCACCGCCGGGTTCGACATCGTTGACGTAGATTTGCACCTTGATGTGGAGTGGATTGTCCTGTCCCACATCAGGGTGCCATCCCGTATAGCTCACGGGCCACGGTGCCACCGTCCGAACCTGAGGTCCCAATAGGATGAGATCGTGATCTGTGAACGCCATCAACGCGCCGTAGTAGCTTGGATAATCAATAATATCGATGAAAATCGGATCTTTTTCAAGCGGATTTGGGATGTCATAGAAGGTAGCAACGGATTCCCCCGCTTCGACTCTGTCCAGCCAGTCTGCCTTGCATGTGTCTGCCCAGTAATCGAAAGCGGTTTGGAGCCGCTTGAGGTCCTCGCCTTGGATTGCGTTTTCAAAGACGAGATATCCTTCTTCTTCCCACTGTGCTTTCTGTTCGGGTGTCGGTAGAATCATGGTTTGCCTCCCTTGACATATTCGCGTGATACGAGCAGGCGACAAGGATAGCCTGCGGTGCTTGAGAGAACACTGTTAGTGGACCAAAAACTGTCTTTACACGCTTGCGTCAAATTAAAATAACCCAAGTTTCTATCTAGTAGGTTTTGGGTGTTTAGACACAAATTTTTTACGGAAAAGCGTATCTTCACACTCCGTAGGAGTGTTATGTCTATAGAAAATCGGACATTCAAGGAGTTGCACCCCGTAGGGGTGCTATGTGAATAAAAAAGTGGCAACTTAGGTTAAAAAACTTTACCTCTACCAGCAATGCACCAAGTTGTTTCAACTGCATCGCCTCGTATACCTACCAGTTCATCGTGAAGGTTGCTCGTCATCCCCTGATGCAACGGGATAACGGAGAGTTGTTCACCGACCTTAAATCGGTGGGAGCATTCACTGACATCGACATGCCCATGTTCAACGGACATACCGTAAATCTTCGCCTCGGGATGTTCAATGATGTGTCCATAAGGTGTTGGAGGATAACTGGCAAAAGTCTTCATCCCACCGTCGATGATAATACGTTCTGGTGTGGGTGTGCTGACAACGGTTACGATGACCCGCAGGACACACCTATCAGGTGCGAGCATCTTCGAATTGCCGATCCGAGTTATCCCTTCGTAAACGTAAGAGCCGCTTCGGGTTTCCGTGCAACCGAGTTCTGTCGATGCGGCTTCCGAGCCTGTACCGCCCCCACTAATGATGTTCACAGGGATGCCATCATGCTTTAGAAGATCGAGGGTTTCCGTGATGAACGGTTTGGCTCGGACGTTGCTTGGATACGTCATCACGCCTTGGAAGTCGATGCCAGGCATTTTCATAATCTGTTGTGTGAGGCGTTGTGCGGCTTGAGGGGACTGCACACCACAGCGTCCACTTCCGGTATCGAGTTCCACGATAACAGGCACTGCACAATTATCGGCACTTGCTTGTTGAGAGATGCCGGTTGCAGTCTCTTCCGAATCAAGCGCGACGATGATCTTGGCACGTTGGACGAGTGCCGTCAATCGCTTCAGTTTCGGTTTTCCGACGATATTATACGGAATCAGGATATTATCGATTCCAGCGTCCACCATGACCTCTGCTTCCCCTAATTTCTGACAAGTAATGCCTTCGGAACCGGCAGCGATTTGTAATTTAGCGATCTCTGGCACCTTATGCGTTTTGGTGTGAACGCGTAGAGGGATACCGAGTTGGTCGCAGTGCGTTGCCATTCCGTCGATGTTTCGTTCAAGCACGTCCAGATCCGCGGCAAGTGCGGGTGTGTCTAAGGCAGCGATGTTCATAGTTTTCCTCGTGGTGTGGGCTGACAAGCAACGTCTTACGTCAAATAGGTTTCTGCGCTTAGTTTACCTGTTATACACTTTTCTGTCAAGCGATTGGATTATGATAGTTTGTCCTTGAAATTTCCACAGAAATAGATATAATAGGTAGACTTTACAAGCACACACACTGTTTGGAGGAATGGTTGTTAGTTGTCGGAAGATTGGTTATCGGTTATCGGCTGTCGGTTGTCGGTCACAAGAGCGATTCGTTAAACGATGTTCTCTTAACCGAAAACCCGAACCGATAACTGATAACTACTAAAAGGAGACTTTGGTAAATTGAAACGATTGATTGTAGGAATCACCGGCGCGAGCGCAGGTATATATGGAGTCCGTCTGCTGCAAGTGCTCACGGAGCAGGAGGATATAGAAATCCATCTAACAATTTCTTCATCTGGAGCGCGTGCCTTGTCAGAGGAACTTCAGATTGAAGTTGATCTTGACAATTTCAAATTGGAGTCACTCATTGGTGTTTCCTCGCTGCGTGTTGTTTACCATCATGAATCGGACATCGCGGCACCGATTGCCAGTGGTTCTTTCCGGACGGAGGGGATGGTCGTTGTGCCTTGTAGTATGGGGAGCATTGCGTCTATTGCCGGGGGAATTTCCCGCAATCTTATCCAACGTGCCGCGGATGTGTGTATCAAGGAGAATCGTAAACTCGTGGTTGTTCCGCGCGAAACGCCCTTAAGTCCCATCCATCTGGAGAACATGCTGAAATTGTCGCGCCTAGGGGTTTGCGTGTTACCTGCGATGCCGGGGTTTTATCACTACCCAAAAAACGTGGACGATCTGCTCAACTTCGTTGTTACAAAAATCTTGGATCAGTTTGGGATAGATACAAAGCTCATCCAACGATGGAAGGAATTTTAATTTTTCCTTACGGAGGAACACAGACTTTACAACTTTAGCACACTCGCAAACTTCCTTTTTACTTTTCTTTCCGGTTGTGATGTCTATACCATAACCCCCAGAGAAGTGCTGGAATCAGGTTGAGTGCTGCCATTCCCCACAAGATCATCTGTATCTGAAACTGATCTAACAACATCCCAATGATGAGTGAACTGGCACCGCCCATGAGTGTGAAAAGGGCGAACTCCGTGCCGAAGATACGTCCTCGAATTTCGTTCGGGGCACTTTGAAGTAGCAATTGTGTTGAAAATACCCATACAATCCCGCCACCGATGCTCCTGACAAGTCCACCCAAAAGCACAGTTTCAAAATTAAATAGCGGTGCCTTGATGGCTATCCCGATCACCGCAATTAAGTAGCCGAGGGTGATGCTGGCTCGGAGCGGTTTGTCCCGATCGCCGGTCCAACGCCGCGCCAGAATCGGTCCGATACCGCTTCCGATGCCGTTGACGCAGTATATCATCCCTAAACTCAATGCCCCCCCAACCCCGATAACGAAATAAGTATTGGAGATTTCAACCAATACGACCTGAACGCCGGTAGACATTAAAAGGGATATCGCTGCCTTATGCATGGCGATGATGAGGATGTCGGGATGCTGGAGCATGTAGCGGAGTGCCGTTAATTTTGCACGCGCCGGAGCCGCTCCAGCGGTAGAGGGTGAACCCGGGAGTCTAATCTTAAGCAGGAGCCCTGCTGAAATAGCAAAGGTGAATCCGTCAATGATGAAAGCCGTCTGGCTGCCAAAGAGTCCGGTTGTTAAACCGCCGATAGCGGCACCGACGGCAAGCATCACCGACCAGGTGGCTGCGCCAAGCGTATTGGCGGTACCGAGCTCTTGCGGAGAGGTAATATCAGGTAGGATAGCACTCCGTGCGGGACTGAAGAAACCGCTGACGCCAAACAGAAGTGTCGTGAGGGCGTAAAGCAACCAGATATCGTTTGCATCTCGGACGAAAAGAAAACCGAGAACGACGACGGCGCGCACGAGATCGGTGATAATTAACAGATGCTTCCGGTTGTATCTGTCAGCGAATATCCCCGCAATCGGGGCAACGGCAAATGGCGCCAACATTCGGATTGTAAACAGAATGCCTAACGCGAGACCAGAGTCGGTGAGTTCAGCAATGAGGATTGCAGAGGCGATGAGATTAAACCAATCCCCGAGCAGACTGACAATCTGCCCGCCCCAGAGCCAGCGGAAGTTAGCATTCTGTAGAATCAGTTCAAAATAGCCGACCGGTTTTCCGATGTCCCGTTGTTCATCCGCGGGCTTTGTTGGGGCACGTTTCTGTTCAGACAATTAGAGATTCCACCGTTCGTTAATCGGTTTCTGGTAGACTTCAATATTGCCTGCGACCACCTCTTCATAGTCAACTGCCTGTCTACAGGCATTAGACTCGTAAATCGCTTCACAGATAGATTTTGCCCGTAGCCCTACTTCTGCATCAAGTTCGGGGGGACGGTTATTTTCTATTGCATCCGCAAAATCGTAGCATTCAAGGACGACGCCATCGGTGAAGTTGTGTGGAAAGAGCCGCGCGTCTTCTTCCTCGGAAAGGCTTGACCTATATTCGGTGATAAGGCTTTCCATACTATAGCGTGAGCCATCTTTAAGAATCACTTCCGCACCATCGAACGGACCGTGGAATATGTCGCCATCATCGAGCAGGCATCCTTCGCTGCCGTAGTAGACAACGTGATGGTAGTCGTGTCCGACTGCTGCCCATGTACACGTCCAGAGTCCGATGACGCCATTTTTGAAGTTAATGGTTGCGACCCAGGTGTCCTCTTGTTCGTTCTGGACGAGTTGCCCGGCTTTGGTAACTCGCAAATCCTCAAATTGACAAACACGTCCGTACACGGTGTCTGGGTCGCCGAAAAGATAGCGTAACGTATCGCAATAATGTGCCCCAGAATCCATCACCATGCCACCGCCGCCGAGCGTTAGGTCGAGTCGCCAGTGCCAGTCACTTTGCGGATCCGGTTCCCGAAAAGAGGCGTGTTGGGCGGAAAACATCCGTAGATCTCCGAGCATCTGTTTCTCGTTCATTAACCATTCCGCAGTGCGCCGACTCGGCATTCGACGGATGTTCTCAGCAGTCGCAGCGATTTTATTGTTCGCTTTCGCTGCCGCAATAATCGCATGGCTTGCTTTAACGGTTACGCCCATCGGTTTCTCCACCATGACGTTGACCCCACTATTGAGGCATTTTATGGCGTTGATATGGTGGTGGGCATGCGACGTGCAAATATCTGCACCGTCTAAATCCGCTGTTGCGAGCATTGTGTCGGTGTCATCAAAGACTGCAGGCTTTTTACCCGTTACCTCTTTAACCCTATCTGCGAACTGATCCGCTCGTTCTTTGACCTCATCGCACATCGCGACGAGTTCTACTTTACCCGGTGCCGTTTGGTGTATTGTGAGATAAGCGTTGAGATGACCGTTTGCCATGCCACCACATCCGATGATTGCAATTTGGACCGCCATAATTTTCTCCTCTTCTACCAAAAATATCTGATACGTTATCGTATCATGGATACGCTTTTTCGGCAAATTGAAAACCATTCATTTCTTGGTAGAGACGACCTTTGAATCACTATTTCTCCGTATGATGTGTAGGAAAAAGATCTGAATGCTTCTCAGTTTTGTTTGACAAATAGGCTCTTAGTGGATATGATTACTATATGTTTCAGCCGCTGGGGTGGAAGGTCTTTCTGTTTTGGAAATGGCTCTGAGTTTTTGAGAGAATAAAAGCGCGTTATGAAAAGTCTAATGGAAGAGTTGGCATTGCATGTCGAGTATGGGCGAATCCGTAAAAGGCGTATA carries:
- a CDS encoding D-TA family PLP-dependent enzyme, yielding MNIAALDTPALAADLDVLERNIDGMATHCDQLGIPLRVHTKTHKVPEIAKLQIAAGSEGITCQKLGEAEVMVDAGIDNILIPYNIVGKPKLKRLTALVQRAKIIVALDSEETATGISQQASADNCAVPVIVELDTGSGRCGVQSPQAAQRLTQQIMKMPGIDFQGVMTYPSNVRAKPFITETLDLLKHDGIPVNIISGGGTGSEAASTELGCTETRSGSYVYEGITRIGNSKMLAPDRCVLRVIVTVVSTPTPERIIIDGGMKTFASYPPTPYGHIIEHPEAKIYGMSVEHGHVDVSECSHRFKVGEQLSVIPLHQGMTSNLHDELVGIRGDAVETTWCIAGRGKVF
- a CDS encoding YraN family protein, producing the protein MDRSRLNIAKIGESLAVKHLKARGYRILAQNYRARRGEIDLIARDGEFVVFVEVKTRRSLKFGLPQAAVTWQKQRQISKVALAYLQAHNLLDAPCRFDVIAIHLSPQLELLNLEQIESAFEFQA
- a CDS encoding Gfo/Idh/MocA family oxidoreductase, whose product is MVFNLPKKRIHDTITYQIFLVEEEKIMAVQIAIIGCGGMANGHLNAYLTIHQTAPGKVELVAMCDEVKERADQFADRVKEVTGKKPAVFDDTDTMLATADLDGADICTSHAHHHINAIKCLNSGVNVMVEKPMGVTVKASHAIIAAAKANNKIAATAENIRRMPSRRTAEWLMNEKQMLGDLRMFSAQHASFREPDPQSDWHWRLDLTLGGGGMVMDSGAHYCDTLRYLFGDPDTVYGRVCQFEDLRVTKAGQLVQNEQEDTWVATINFKNGVIGLWTCTWAAVGHDYHHVVYYGSEGCLLDDGDIFHGPFDGAEVILKDGSRYSMESLITEYRSSLSEEEDARLFPHNFTDGVVLECYDFADAIENNRPPELDAEVGLRAKSICEAIYESNACRQAVDYEEVVAGNIEVYQKPINERWNL
- a CDS encoding UbiX family flavin prenyltransferase, translating into MKRLIVGITGASAGIYGVRLLQVLTEQEDIEIHLTISSSGARALSEELQIEVDLDNFKLESLIGVSSLRVVYHHESDIAAPIASGSFRTEGMVVVPCSMGSIASIAGGISRNLIQRAADVCIKENRKLVVVPRETPLSPIHLENMLKLSRLGVCVLPAMPGFYHYPKNVDDLLNFVVTKILDQFGIDTKLIQRWKEF
- a CDS encoding MFS transporter, whose product is MSEQKRAPTKPADEQRDIGKPVGYFELILQNANFRWLWGGQIVSLLGDWFNLIASAILIAELTDSGLALGILFTIRMLAPFAVAPIAGIFADRYNRKHLLIITDLVRAVVVLGFLFVRDANDIWLLYALTTLLFGVSGFFSPARSAILPDITSPQELGTANTLGAATWSVMLAVGAAIGGLTTGLFGSQTAFIIDGFTFAISAGLLLKIRLPGSPSTAGAAPARAKLTALRYMLQHPDILIIAMHKAAISLLMSTGVQVVLVEISNTYFVIGVGGALSLGMIYCVNGIGSGIGPILARRWTGDRDKPLRASITLGYLIAVIGIAIKAPLFNFETVLLGGLVRSIGGGIVWVFSTQLLLQSAPNEIRGRIFGTEFALFTLMGGASSLIIGMLLDQFQIQMILWGMAALNLIPALLWGLWYRHHNRKEK
- a CDS encoding DUF5050 domain-containing protein: MKILYLQKCFWGLLIGFFIVLATQAPVVAIKIAFESSRDFGEFEFRYNIYVMDADGKNLVRLTQGPASDTYPTWFPDGTQIAFVSNRNNGIDIYVIDVDGGNPTNLTQTPKKNERSPAWSPDGSQIVFNSRRDGNEEIYVMNANGANPINLTQDVNMDFHPTWSPDGEQIAFSSNRDGDFEIYVMDANGTNPVQLTEDPWASDFRPAWSPDGTKIAFASDRDGDMEIYVMDADGTNLIQLTHNLWEVDGGPSWSPDGKKIAFSSYSHVLRADIYIMNTDGSNIVNLTQNQDRDEFMASWHPTPLAVSSKGKLPTLWGTLKRKQ
- a CDS encoding phytanoyl-CoA dioxygenase family protein yields the protein MILPTPEQKAQWEEEGYLVFENAIQGEDLKRLQTAFDYWADTCKADWLDRVEAGESVATFYDIPNPLEKDPIFIDIIDYPSYYGALMAFTDHDLILLGPQVRTVAPWPVSYTGWHPDVGQDNPLHIKVQIYVNDVEPGGGEFGFVPGSHKPDAGPYTRPMRQESMPGHKTFPGKAGTAIMFNSCGWHVSMDNHSDVSRKSIILIYEKRTPGRIGPEQYASISAYCQTPERRKLFSLDG
- a CDS encoding amidohydrolase family protein; this encodes MPRIDAHLHVFTKASAEFPRETSDIWPAEREEPVEKLLGEMEKHQIDQAVLVQMAGTSIEQHRYLLQCLKAYPNRFLGIGLIPEGHPNPAEHMQKLTDGTGIIGFRLSTFGGPRDIFAKMDVREFDAYSIWECAAERDYVLWLYPNAINAHLLPYLVQAFPQVRVVLNHLAVCPGKGKFSWDEFGRPQIQVTGYNLTMHTTYRLARFENVNVHLSGQYAFSSEEFPYKDLAGWHRGLLTGFGAKRLMWATDFPWILEEPGYGKLTTVIEKLLPDLSEAEMADIMGGNAKRILRFPDL